A single Polyodon spathula isolate WHYD16114869_AA chromosome 6, ASM1765450v1, whole genome shotgun sequence DNA region contains:
- the LOC121316897 gene encoding heat shock factor protein 2-like isoform X1: protein MRQNSNVPAFLTKLWSLVEDAATNEYICWSQNGQSFLVLDEQRFAKEILPKYFKHNNTASFVRQLNMYGFRKVIHMDTGIVKQERDGPVEFQHPFFKQDQDDLLENIKRKVSSARPEDNRICQEDLMKIRSTAQNVQAKQQSLELMLTTLQRENEALWREVSDLRQKHANQQEVMRKIIQFIISLVQNNHVLSLKRKRPLLMNNNGNQSELIHKGSTSNPNGLKKKLRNSDDVVIYDITDDVADNLKNQEETAQSNQEISNTTNVVETIKVEDDNCDDMAVADGEESEKSTSVSTSETLETSSAVSESTSQTNKTALSLEDPVKMMDLILNENGTLSQNINLLGKVELMDYLDSIDCSLEDFQAMLHGKPFNIDPDLMQDLFNPNCQMNSSDFNICTTKGTELPKDEENKPSKTHADKQLIEYKSCPLMAFLDGDSTLITETNTFIPQLSESLLLHPKESSDLDTAFEVDEPTQSKLIRLEPLTEAEATEATLFNLCDLSPLETPLLDI, encoded by the exons ATGAGACAAAATTCCAATGTGCCCGCTTTTCTTACTAAGCTATGGAGTTTAGTCGAGGATGCCGCTACCAACGAATACATCTGTTGGagccag aatggccaGAGCTTTCTTGTGTTGGATGAGCAGCGATTTGCCAAAGAAATACTCCCAAAATATTTTAAGCACAACAACACGGCAAGTTTTGTCAGGCAGCTTAATATGT ATGGCTTTCGCAAAGTTATACACATGGACACGGGTATTGTGAAACAGGAACGGGATGGTCCAGTTGAATTTCAGCATCCATTTTTCAAGCAAGACCAAGATGACTTACtggaaaatattaaaagaaag GTTTCTTCAGCAAGACCAGAGGACAACAGAATTTGCCAAGAAGACCTCATGAAGATCCGGTCCACTGCCCAGAATGTGCAAGCAAAGCAGCAGAGTCTTGAATTAATGCTTACAACATTGCAGAG GGAGAATGAAGCACTATGGAGAGAGGTGTCCGATCTGAGACAGAAGCATGCTAATCAACAAGAAGTCATGAGAAAG ATTATACAGTTCATCATTTCATTGGTTCAAAATAACCATGTCTTGAGCTTGAAGCGCAAAAG accTTTATTGATGAACAACAATGGAAACCAATCAGAACTCATCCACAAG GGTTCTACAAGCAATCCTAatggtttaaagaaaaaactaaGAAACTCAGATGATGTTGTTATCTATGATATTACTGATGATGTTGCAGACAACTTAAAAAACCAAGAGGAGACCGCCCAGAGTAATCAGGAAATCAGTAATACAAC TAATGTGGTTGAAACCATTAAAGTGGAAGATGATAACTGTGATGACATGGCAGTAGCGGATGGTGAAGAAAGTGAAAAGTCAACAAGCGTATCTACATCTGAGACACTTGAAACTTCCTCAGCCGTTTCTGAAAGCActtcccaaacaaacaaaactgcgCTTAGTTTGGAAGATCCTGTAAAAATGATGGATTTGATTCTAAATGAAAATGGCACCCTTTCACAGAATATTAATCTTCTGGGCAA GGTTGAACTGATGGactatttggacagtattgactGCAGCTTGGAAGATTTCCAGGCCATGTTGCATGGGAAACCGTTCAATATTGATCCTGATCTCATGCAAGAT CTATTCAATCCAAATTGCCAGATGAACTCAAGCGATTTTAACATCTGCACAACAAAA GGGACCGAACTTCCTAAGGATGAAGAAAACAAGCCTTCTAAAACCCATGCTG ATAAACAGTTGATCGAGTACAAATCCTGTCCACTTATGGCTTTCCTGGATGGAGATTCCACTTTAATCACTGAAACAAACACCTTCATTCCTCAATTAAGTGAATCGCTGTTGCTGCACCCTAAAGAATCAAGTGATCTTGACACCGCCTTTGAAGTGGACGAACCGACTCAGAGCAAGCTGATTAGGCTGGAGCCCCTGACGGAAGCTGAAGCCACTGAAGCAACTCTGTTCAATTTATGTGACCTGAGTCCTCTAGAAACACCACTTTTGGACATTTAA
- the LOC121316897 gene encoding heat shock factor protein 2-like isoform X3 — MRQNSNVPAFLTKLWSLVEDAATNEYICWSQNGQSFLVLDEQRFAKEILPKYFKHNNTASFVRQLNMYGFRKVIHMDTGIVKQERDGPVEFQHPFFKQDQDDLLENIKRKVSSARPEDNRICQEDLMKIRSTAQNVQAKQQSLELMLTTLQRENEALWREVSDLRQKHANQQEVMRKIIQFIISLVQNNHVLSLKRKRPLLMNNNGNQSELIHKGSTSNPNGLKKKLRNSDDVVIYDITDDVADNLKNQEETAQSNQEISNTTNVVETIKVEDDNCDDMAVADGEESEKSTSVSTSETLETSSAVSESTSQTNKTALSLEDPVKMMDLILNENGTLSQNINLLGKVELMDYLDSIDCSLEDFQAMLHGKPFNIDPDLMQDLFNPNCQMNSSDFNICTTKGTELPKDEENKPSKTHAGYMA, encoded by the exons ATGAGACAAAATTCCAATGTGCCCGCTTTTCTTACTAAGCTATGGAGTTTAGTCGAGGATGCCGCTACCAACGAATACATCTGTTGGagccag aatggccaGAGCTTTCTTGTGTTGGATGAGCAGCGATTTGCCAAAGAAATACTCCCAAAATATTTTAAGCACAACAACACGGCAAGTTTTGTCAGGCAGCTTAATATGT ATGGCTTTCGCAAAGTTATACACATGGACACGGGTATTGTGAAACAGGAACGGGATGGTCCAGTTGAATTTCAGCATCCATTTTTCAAGCAAGACCAAGATGACTTACtggaaaatattaaaagaaag GTTTCTTCAGCAAGACCAGAGGACAACAGAATTTGCCAAGAAGACCTCATGAAGATCCGGTCCACTGCCCAGAATGTGCAAGCAAAGCAGCAGAGTCTTGAATTAATGCTTACAACATTGCAGAG GGAGAATGAAGCACTATGGAGAGAGGTGTCCGATCTGAGACAGAAGCATGCTAATCAACAAGAAGTCATGAGAAAG ATTATACAGTTCATCATTTCATTGGTTCAAAATAACCATGTCTTGAGCTTGAAGCGCAAAAG accTTTATTGATGAACAACAATGGAAACCAATCAGAACTCATCCACAAG GGTTCTACAAGCAATCCTAatggtttaaagaaaaaactaaGAAACTCAGATGATGTTGTTATCTATGATATTACTGATGATGTTGCAGACAACTTAAAAAACCAAGAGGAGACCGCCCAGAGTAATCAGGAAATCAGTAATACAAC TAATGTGGTTGAAACCATTAAAGTGGAAGATGATAACTGTGATGACATGGCAGTAGCGGATGGTGAAGAAAGTGAAAAGTCAACAAGCGTATCTACATCTGAGACACTTGAAACTTCCTCAGCCGTTTCTGAAAGCActtcccaaacaaacaaaactgcgCTTAGTTTGGAAGATCCTGTAAAAATGATGGATTTGATTCTAAATGAAAATGGCACCCTTTCACAGAATATTAATCTTCTGGGCAA GGTTGAACTGATGGactatttggacagtattgactGCAGCTTGGAAGATTTCCAGGCCATGTTGCATGGGAAACCGTTCAATATTGATCCTGATCTCATGCAAGAT CTATTCAATCCAAATTGCCAGATGAACTCAAGCGATTTTAACATCTGCACAACAAAA GGGACCGAACTTCCTAAGGATGAAGAAAACAAGCCTTCTAAAACCCATGCTG GTTACATGGCCTGA
- the LOC121316897 gene encoding heat shock factor protein 2-like isoform X4, protein MRQNSNVPAFLTKLWSLVEDAATNEYICWSQNGQSFLVLDEQRFAKEILPKYFKHNNTASFVRQLNMYGFRKVIHMDTGIVKQERDGPVEFQHPFFKQDQDDLLENIKRKVSSARPEDNRICQEDLMKIRSTAQNVQAKQQSLELMLTTLQRENEALWREVSDLRQKHANQQEVMRKIIQFIISLVQNNHVLSLKRKRPLLMNNNGNQSELIHKVVLQAILMV, encoded by the exons ATGAGACAAAATTCCAATGTGCCCGCTTTTCTTACTAAGCTATGGAGTTTAGTCGAGGATGCCGCTACCAACGAATACATCTGTTGGagccag aatggccaGAGCTTTCTTGTGTTGGATGAGCAGCGATTTGCCAAAGAAATACTCCCAAAATATTTTAAGCACAACAACACGGCAAGTTTTGTCAGGCAGCTTAATATGT ATGGCTTTCGCAAAGTTATACACATGGACACGGGTATTGTGAAACAGGAACGGGATGGTCCAGTTGAATTTCAGCATCCATTTTTCAAGCAAGACCAAGATGACTTACtggaaaatattaaaagaaag GTTTCTTCAGCAAGACCAGAGGACAACAGAATTTGCCAAGAAGACCTCATGAAGATCCGGTCCACTGCCCAGAATGTGCAAGCAAAGCAGCAGAGTCTTGAATTAATGCTTACAACATTGCAGAG GGAGAATGAAGCACTATGGAGAGAGGTGTCCGATCTGAGACAGAAGCATGCTAATCAACAAGAAGTCATGAGAAAG ATTATACAGTTCATCATTTCATTGGTTCAAAATAACCATGTCTTGAGCTTGAAGCGCAAAAG accTTTATTGATGAACAACAATGGAAACCAATCAGAACTCATCCACAAGGT GGTTCTACAAGCAATCCTAatggtttaa
- the LOC121316897 gene encoding heat shock factor protein 2-like isoform X2: MYGFRKVIHMDTGIVKQERDGPVEFQHPFFKQDQDDLLENIKRKVSSARPEDNRICQEDLMKIRSTAQNVQAKQQSLELMLTTLQRENEALWREVSDLRQKHANQQEVMRKIIQFIISLVQNNHVLSLKRKRPLLMNNNGNQSELIHKGSTSNPNGLKKKLRNSDDVVIYDITDDVADNLKNQEETAQSNQEISNTTNVVETIKVEDDNCDDMAVADGEESEKSTSVSTSETLETSSAVSESTSQTNKTALSLEDPVKMMDLILNENGTLSQNINLLGKVELMDYLDSIDCSLEDFQAMLHGKPFNIDPDLMQDLFNPNCQMNSSDFNICTTKGTELPKDEENKPSKTHADKQLIEYKSCPLMAFLDGDSTLITETNTFIPQLSESLLLHPKESSDLDTAFEVDEPTQSKLIRLEPLTEAEATEATLFNLCDLSPLETPLLDI; the protein is encoded by the exons ATGT ATGGCTTTCGCAAAGTTATACACATGGACACGGGTATTGTGAAACAGGAACGGGATGGTCCAGTTGAATTTCAGCATCCATTTTTCAAGCAAGACCAAGATGACTTACtggaaaatattaaaagaaag GTTTCTTCAGCAAGACCAGAGGACAACAGAATTTGCCAAGAAGACCTCATGAAGATCCGGTCCACTGCCCAGAATGTGCAAGCAAAGCAGCAGAGTCTTGAATTAATGCTTACAACATTGCAGAG GGAGAATGAAGCACTATGGAGAGAGGTGTCCGATCTGAGACAGAAGCATGCTAATCAACAAGAAGTCATGAGAAAG ATTATACAGTTCATCATTTCATTGGTTCAAAATAACCATGTCTTGAGCTTGAAGCGCAAAAG accTTTATTGATGAACAACAATGGAAACCAATCAGAACTCATCCACAAG GGTTCTACAAGCAATCCTAatggtttaaagaaaaaactaaGAAACTCAGATGATGTTGTTATCTATGATATTACTGATGATGTTGCAGACAACTTAAAAAACCAAGAGGAGACCGCCCAGAGTAATCAGGAAATCAGTAATACAAC TAATGTGGTTGAAACCATTAAAGTGGAAGATGATAACTGTGATGACATGGCAGTAGCGGATGGTGAAGAAAGTGAAAAGTCAACAAGCGTATCTACATCTGAGACACTTGAAACTTCCTCAGCCGTTTCTGAAAGCActtcccaaacaaacaaaactgcgCTTAGTTTGGAAGATCCTGTAAAAATGATGGATTTGATTCTAAATGAAAATGGCACCCTTTCACAGAATATTAATCTTCTGGGCAA GGTTGAACTGATGGactatttggacagtattgactGCAGCTTGGAAGATTTCCAGGCCATGTTGCATGGGAAACCGTTCAATATTGATCCTGATCTCATGCAAGAT CTATTCAATCCAAATTGCCAGATGAACTCAAGCGATTTTAACATCTGCACAACAAAA GGGACCGAACTTCCTAAGGATGAAGAAAACAAGCCTTCTAAAACCCATGCTG ATAAACAGTTGATCGAGTACAAATCCTGTCCACTTATGGCTTTCCTGGATGGAGATTCCACTTTAATCACTGAAACAAACACCTTCATTCCTCAATTAAGTGAATCGCTGTTGCTGCACCCTAAAGAATCAAGTGATCTTGACACCGCCTTTGAAGTGGACGAACCGACTCAGAGCAAGCTGATTAGGCTGGAGCCCCTGACGGAAGCTGAAGCCACTGAAGCAACTCTGTTCAATTTATGTGACCTGAGTCCTCTAGAAACACCACTTTTGGACATTTAA